In Deinococcus sp. Leaf326, a genomic segment contains:
- a CDS encoding sugar phosphate isomerase/epimerase family protein: protein MLYATRLNSLKARPELYFSPGPIRTPELLKRAARIQGLSSLSLNFPEHFSLSNLRETKQTIEALGLGVDSLNVRYPADTFGDGGFTHPDATVRRAATDLSCQALDACAELGGNHVIIWPGFDGFDYPFQDSYERMFAHTVDGFAQVAAHNPGMRVGLEYKPWEPRKYSFIGNMGEALLVVNEVGADNLGVVLDYCHAQMANEHAPKAAALALRHDKLFGVHLNDGYGRQDDGLMVGTTSLITTLELLMLLERSRYPGTIYFDTFPMREDPVRECEWNIRITERLLQVARELATDPDLGHGHDAFNVTRVIDRLLFPERVHA from the coding sequence ATGCTGTACGCCACCCGCCTCAACTCTCTCAAGGCGCGCCCCGAGCTGTATTTCTCGCCTGGACCCATCCGTACCCCCGAGCTTCTGAAGCGCGCAGCGCGCATTCAGGGCCTCAGTTCGCTGAGCCTCAACTTTCCCGAACACTTCTCGCTCTCCAACCTGCGCGAAACCAAGCAGACCATCGAGGCGCTGGGGCTGGGCGTCGACAGCCTGAATGTCCGCTACCCCGCAGACACCTTCGGGGACGGCGGATTCACTCACCCCGACGCCACCGTGCGCCGGGCGGCCACCGACCTGAGCTGTCAGGCACTGGACGCCTGCGCCGAGCTCGGCGGTAACCACGTCATCATCTGGCCAGGCTTCGACGGCTTCGACTACCCCTTCCAGGACAGCTACGAGCGCATGTTCGCGCACACCGTGGACGGATTCGCGCAGGTGGCCGCCCACAACCCGGGAATGCGCGTCGGGCTCGAATACAAGCCCTGGGAGCCCCGCAAGTATTCGTTCATTGGCAACATGGGCGAGGCACTGCTGGTGGTCAACGAGGTCGGCGCCGACAATCTGGGCGTCGTCCTGGACTACTGCCACGCGCAGATGGCGAACGAACACGCACCGAAAGCCGCCGCCCTGGCACTGCGGCACGACAAACTGTTCGGCGTGCATCTCAACGACGGGTACGGCCGCCAGGACGACGGCCTGATGGTCGGCACGACCAGTCTCATCACGACGCTCGAACTGCTCATGCTGCTCGAACGCAGTAGATATCCGGGGACCATCTACTTCGACACTTTTCCTATGCGCGAAGACCCGGTACGCGAATGCGAGTGGAACATCCGCATCACCGAGCGCCTGCTACAGGTCGCGCGTGAGCTGGCGACCGACCCGGACCTCGGTCACGGCCATGACGCCTTCAACGTGACGCGGGTCATCGACCGCCTGCTGTTTCCGGAACGGGTTCATGCCTGA
- a CDS encoding ParB/RepB/Spo0J family partition protein, with product MSRSRPTRPDLGELLGESAALLRPSGAGQTLRVAELRPGLSQPRRSFDEAGLAALAQSIRSEGVLQPLLVRAVPGGHEIVAGERRWRAAQLAGLDEVPVIVRTLTDQQARVAALLENLQRENLNLIDEVDGKLDLAAAALGLGREEARARLVRLTKEPPGDEAAALDALFAPLGETWSSFAKNKLRVLAWPPAVVGALRSGLRLTLASVIVGAPEEHHAALIALAGGGASRSELQAEVLRLGQRPETSAAGDVARKLSSRRFLASLGADDRRAVDRWLARMPEVLKN from the coding sequence ATGAGCCGCAGCCGTCCCACCCGTCCGGATCTGGGCGAGTTGCTGGGCGAGTCGGCCGCACTCCTGCGGCCGTCTGGAGCAGGTCAGACCCTGCGGGTGGCCGAGCTGCGGCCCGGCCTGAGCCAGCCCCGGCGCAGTTTCGACGAGGCTGGGCTGGCAGCCCTGGCCCAGAGCATTCGCAGCGAGGGCGTATTGCAACCGCTACTTGTGCGCGCTGTCCCGGGCGGCCACGAGATCGTGGCGGGCGAGCGGCGCTGGCGAGCCGCTCAGCTCGCCGGATTGGACGAGGTGCCCGTAATCGTCCGGACCCTAACCGACCAGCAGGCCAGAGTGGCGGCGCTGCTGGAAAATCTCCAGCGCGAGAACCTCAATCTCATTGACGAGGTGGACGGCAAGCTCGACCTGGCAGCGGCGGCCCTGGGGCTCGGCCGCGAAGAGGCGCGGGCCCGGCTTGTCCGGCTGACGAAGGAGCCGCCCGGCGACGAGGCGGCAGCGCTCGACGCGCTGTTCGCGCCGCTGGGGGAGACGTGGTCCTCGTTCGCCAAGAACAAGCTTAGGGTCCTGGCCTGGCCGCCTGCCGTGGTTGGAGCACTGCGCTCCGGCCTGCGCCTTACCCTCGCCTCAGTGATCGTCGGGGCGCCCGAGGAGCATCACGCAGCCCTGATCGCATTGGCTGGGGGGGGGGCGTCGCGTTCCGAACTTCAGGCCGAGGTCCTGCGTCTCGGCCAACGCCCGGAGACCTCTGCCGCTGGCGACGTAGCCCGCAAATTGTCCAGCCGGCGCTTTCTCGCCTCGCTCGGCGCGGACGACCGGCGGGCTGTGGACCGGTGGCTCGCGCGGATGCCAGAAGTTCTGAAGAATTGA
- a CDS encoding MFS transporter, producing the protein MDNGATSLTAPPATRPESEAPTSSAVRWRYALLNLGLVIPAQLSSFLLLYYVDHLRLDPVKFAALMSAFAVYNAVDNPLIGHLSDRTRSRWGRRLPYLWLATLPAMLGLALMFNAPFSGERPAELLLYFAATWLLWETASTMLGTAYLGLLPEMFRSFAERSDVAVRMNAVQVVGLLLGLAFPPLLAARLGWGAVGAGLALLCAALVYGNLRPLFERPQANAAPLMPLLALLRLTFTNRSFLTVVAAQTMRFLATGVLASGMGFYVKYSLDEPGGAVTSLLLATAFVTAGLCLWPWHRFVAQPYGARTTLLAAFAVSGLAVVPLLWVGSVAGAVLTTVLFGAGLSGMILMGDVIMADVIDEAELRSGQRQEGAYYGLSGLIITLSGGVTAVLFGWVSHRYGYDPSLAAQPETVAQGFRLFMSVPPLVGAALAFVLLWFYPLRGERLRAMRRELAARRAASERSS; encoded by the coding sequence GTGGACAACGGCGCGACCTCTCTGACCGCCCCCCCAGCCACCCGGCCGGAATCTGAAGCGCCGACCTCCTCGGCCGTGCGCTGGCGATATGCCCTGCTGAATCTCGGGCTGGTCATTCCGGCGCAGCTGTCGAGTTTTTTGCTGCTCTACTATGTCGATCACCTGCGGCTGGACCCGGTAAAGTTCGCGGCGCTGATGTCGGCGTTCGCGGTCTACAACGCCGTCGACAACCCGCTCATCGGCCACCTGTCCGACCGCACACGCAGCCGCTGGGGCCGCCGCTTACCCTACCTGTGGCTGGCGACGCTGCCCGCCATGCTGGGGCTGGCCCTCATGTTCAACGCGCCATTTTCGGGCGAACGGCCGGCAGAGCTTCTGCTCTACTTCGCCGCAACGTGGCTGCTCTGGGAGACTGCCAGCACCATGCTGGGCACCGCCTACCTGGGCCTGCTGCCCGAGATGTTCCGCAGTTTTGCCGAACGCAGCGATGTGGCCGTACGCATGAACGCGGTGCAGGTGGTCGGTCTGCTATTGGGACTGGCGTTCCCGCCCCTGCTCGCCGCGCGCCTGGGCTGGGGCGCAGTAGGCGCCGGGCTGGCCCTCCTGTGTGCTGCCCTGGTCTACGGCAACCTGCGCCCACTGTTCGAGCGCCCGCAGGCCAACGCCGCGCCGTTGATGCCACTGTTGGCCCTGCTGCGCCTCACCTTCACCAACCGGAGCTTTCTGACGGTGGTGGCGGCCCAGACCATGCGCTTTCTGGCGACCGGGGTACTCGCCAGCGGCATGGGCTTTTATGTCAAGTACAGCCTGGACGAGCCAGGCGGCGCCGTCACCTCACTGCTGTTGGCGACAGCCTTCGTGACGGCGGGCCTCTGTCTGTGGCCCTGGCACCGCTTCGTGGCACAGCCCTACGGAGCCCGGACCACCCTGCTCGCGGCCTTCGCGGTCAGCGGGCTGGCGGTTGTGCCCCTGCTCTGGGTGGGCAGCGTGGCAGGAGCCGTGCTTACTACTGTGCTGTTCGGCGCAGGCCTTTCGGGCATGATCCTGATGGGCGACGTGATCATGGCCGACGTGATCGACGAGGCCGAGCTCCGCAGCGGACAGCGGCAGGAGGGCGCGTACTACGGTCTTTCGGGTCTGATCATCACCCTGAGTGGAGGGGTGACCGCCGTCCTGTTCGGCTGGGTCTCGCACCGCTACGGGTACGACCCCAGCCTCGCCGCGCAGCCCGAGACGGTCGCGCAGGGGTTTCGGCTGTTCATGAGTGTTCCGCCGCTGGTCGGCGCGGCGCTGGCCTTCGTGCTGCTGTGGTTCTATCCCCTGCGCGGCGAGAGACTCCGGGCCATGCGCCGGGAACTGGCCGCACGCCGCGCCGCGTCTGAGCGCAGTTCCTGA
- a CDS encoding ATP-binding protein, with translation MQEQALRSESARLEQVIAERTAALQTFVTFTENASQTQDMDELGRLVLDTLRAVIPGVTALFYEREGPVWQPRSWTPDVSPELLTTLQRGLPLNAPISARMLETLQPVFVDDLTEEEQGIAHSGSYQAAAIWPTVQDGEVRAILTVGLQTAAQWTEAQRSIIRALGRSFSLLYDRISSARQVQVQRDEAERRSLALSAFAVMSRDLAGETNRYALVRRAQEIMLSLLTPGYALYWEVGDDRWQLKSQVGDIGDPALQAFVDAHGLPLEAPALHSTWLTGVPNYQDNYAQGADTPAEMIRHVQAATAFQVRMHDQPIGMLAIGLFDQRTWTPMDRAVLETAIYSLGLVLERAQSIEAVARTNAELQNSNAELEAFAYSASHDLRTPVRHVKGFTEMALKAYARRQEDKVVHHLGIVSGAADRMTAMIDAMLVLSRAGRVELQVGPVPLPALVSQAQQDVLLEFPDQRVEWQIGPLPTVQADAATLQQVLTNLLSNAVKFALADRPLTIRIWAEERPQEWAIFVQDTGAGFDPRYANKLFGAFQRLHTQQQFAGTGVGLATVRRIVLRHGGEVWASGEVDGGATFAFTLPR, from the coding sequence ATGCAGGAACAGGCCCTGCGGAGCGAGAGCGCGCGGCTGGAACAGGTGATCGCGGAGCGTACGGCGGCCCTCCAGACATTCGTGACCTTCACGGAAAATGCTAGCCAGACCCAAGACATGGATGAACTCGGCCGACTGGTTCTCGACACGCTCCGCGCCGTGATTCCGGGGGTCACGGCTCTGTTCTACGAGCGCGAGGGTCCGGTCTGGCAGCCGCGCAGCTGGACCCCCGACGTCTCCCCGGAGCTCCTGACCACCCTGCAGCGGGGCCTGCCGCTGAACGCGCCAATCTCTGCACGGATGCTCGAAACGCTTCAGCCCGTATTCGTCGATGACTTGACAGAGGAGGAGCAGGGCATCGCCCACAGCGGAAGCTACCAGGCGGCGGCCATCTGGCCCACCGTGCAGGATGGAGAGGTGCGGGCCATCCTGACCGTAGGGCTTCAGACGGCCGCGCAGTGGACCGAGGCCCAACGGTCCATCATCCGTGCGCTGGGCCGCAGCTTTTCTCTGCTGTACGACCGAATTTCTTCGGCCCGGCAGGTGCAGGTGCAGCGCGACGAGGCCGAGCGCCGTAGCCTGGCCCTCTCGGCGTTCGCTGTGATGTCGCGTGACCTGGCCGGGGAGACCAACCGCTACGCCCTGGTGCGCCGCGCGCAGGAGATCATGCTCTCGCTCCTGACCCCCGGGTACGCCCTGTATTGGGAGGTGGGTGACGACCGCTGGCAGCTGAAATCCCAGGTGGGCGACATCGGTGACCCGGCACTCCAGGCGTTCGTGGACGCCCACGGTCTGCCGCTGGAGGCGCCCGCTCTGCACAGTACCTGGCTGACCGGCGTGCCCAACTATCAGGACAACTATGCCCAGGGCGCGGACACACCGGCCGAGATGATCCGGCATGTTCAGGCAGCGACAGCCTTTCAGGTGAGGATGCATGACCAGCCGATCGGCATGCTGGCCATCGGCCTATTCGACCAACGGACCTGGACCCCCATGGACAGGGCCGTGCTGGAAACGGCCATCTATAGTCTGGGACTGGTCCTGGAACGTGCCCAGAGCATCGAGGCTGTGGCCCGGACGAATGCCGAGCTTCAGAATTCGAACGCCGAACTTGAGGCCTTCGCGTATAGCGCCTCCCACGACCTGCGGACACCCGTGCGGCATGTCAAGGGTTTTACGGAGATGGCCCTCAAGGCGTATGCACGCCGGCAGGAGGACAAGGTCGTGCACCACCTGGGGATCGTGTCGGGCGCCGCCGACCGCATGACGGCCATGATTGACGCCATGCTGGTGCTGTCCCGTGCTGGCCGCGTCGAGTTGCAGGTGGGGCCGGTCCCGCTGCCAGCCCTGGTGAGCCAGGCGCAGCAGGACGTCCTTCTTGAATTCCCGGACCAGAGGGTTGAATGGCAGATCGGCCCGCTGCCGACGGTACAGGCGGACGCAGCCACCCTGCAACAGGTCCTGACCAATCTCCTGAGCAACGCGGTCAAGTTCGCGCTCGCGGACCGGCCCCTGACCATCCGCATCTGGGCCGAGGAACGCCCCCAGGAATGGGCCATCTTCGTGCAGGACACGGGCGCCGGATTCGATCCCCGGTATGCCAACAAACTCTTCGGGGCGTTTCAGCGCCTGCATACCCAGCAGCAGTTCGCCGGAACGGGGGTGGGCCTGGCGACCGTGCGCCGGATCGTGCTGAGGCACGGTGGGGAGGTCTGGGCCAGCGGAGAGGTGGATGGGGGCGCCACGTTCGCCTTCACGCTGCCCCGATAG
- a CDS encoding ABC transporter permease, translated as MPSGGGRLLVYILKRLGLMIFVLWGVTLTAFLISHTLPADPAAAVMGNNAREEQLAEFRSRYGLDQPLPVQYSLYMKGLLQGDLGTSLRTQNSITADLRQFFPATLEITLVAVVFALLIGLPLGIVAALWHGRWPDLTARIFSLLGGATPVYWLAILALTLFHEKLGWLPGPGRLDSYSLPPPVHTGLVTVDALLAGDREVFVDALRHMILPGLVLGAYSAALLTRMTRSALLEVLSQDYIRTARAKGMKRSRVIAKHALRNAALPLLTVFGGLFGGLLTGAVLTETIFSWPGIGGYATTSAISLDFPAVMGVTLVAGLAYSVVNLLVDLAYAFFDPRISYQ; from the coding sequence ATTCCGTCTGGAGGTGGCCGTCTGCTCGTCTATATCCTGAAACGCTTGGGCCTGATGATCTTCGTGCTGTGGGGCGTCACGCTCACGGCCTTTCTGATCTCGCACACGCTGCCCGCCGACCCGGCCGCCGCCGTCATGGGCAACAACGCCCGTGAGGAACAGCTCGCAGAATTCCGCAGCCGCTACGGCCTCGACCAGCCGCTGCCCGTGCAGTACAGCCTGTACATGAAGGGGCTGCTGCAGGGCGACCTGGGTACCTCGCTGCGCACCCAGAACAGCATCACCGCCGACCTGCGCCAATTCTTTCCGGCGACCCTGGAGATCACACTGGTGGCGGTGGTCTTCGCGCTTCTTATCGGGCTACCGCTGGGGATCGTCGCAGCGCTGTGGCACGGGCGCTGGCCGGACCTCACGGCACGCATCTTCTCGCTGCTGGGTGGGGCCACGCCGGTGTACTGGCTGGCGATCCTGGCCCTGACCCTCTTTCACGAAAAACTCGGCTGGTTGCCGGGGCCGGGCCGCCTGGACTCGTACAGCCTGCCGCCGCCCGTACACACCGGGCTGGTGACGGTGGACGCCCTGCTGGCCGGCGACCGCGAGGTGTTCGTAGACGCCCTGCGGCACATGATCCTGCCGGGACTGGTGCTGGGCGCCTATTCGGCGGCGCTGCTGACCCGCATGACCCGCAGCGCCCTGCTGGAAGTGCTGTCGCAGGACTACATCCGCACGGCGCGGGCCAAGGGCATGAAGCGCAGCCGCGTGATCGCCAAGCACGCCCTGCGCAACGCGGCCCTGCCCCTGCTCACGGTCTTCGGCGGCCTGTTCGGCGGCCTGCTGACCGGCGCAGTCCTCACTGAGACTATCTTTTCGTGGCCGGGCATTGGCGGCTACGCCACGACCTCGGCCATCAGCCTCGACTTTCCGGCCGTGATGGGCGTTACGCTCGTCGCCGGACTGGCCTACTCGGTCGTCAATCTGCTCGTGGATCTCGCCTACGCCTTTTTTGACCCGAGGATCAGCTACCAGTGA
- a CDS encoding ABC transporter substrate-binding protein has translation MTLTSAFPQLNRTLLSRTLLTRTLMCTALLGAGLAGAQRQNTLVVGGDFSDLITLDPGVAYEFSGTLILGNIYDTLVAYEGNNLKTLRPRLASSWTVTPTSTGSRITFKLRDAKFSTGRPVTAADVVYSLERVITLKTPSSFLLTDVANLKAGSVTAPDAKTVVMEIPKTANPNIVLALLTFNVGGIVDSTEAKAHVQNGDYGSAWLKNHSAGSGPFKLNRWDQSAQIALDANPNAFRRSPTIKRVILRYMQESAAQQTALNSGEIDVAWDYTPDAFKAAQTNANLKALKTDTFTLAYLGMNSAKGSAFEDPRVRQAVRYAIDQDGIIKSLLQGLARKTQTIIPLGMAGSNPQISYPYDPAKAKALLRAAGKPDGFSVDMQIGTGACPGGVPCQDLAAKLQSDLAKVGIKVNIRQSVTSELLTAYRAQKTSMILMYWGPDYPDADGNGTPLSDYGAKSLAWRNAWNNPQASQLAQAAATETNQAKRLNLYAQLTKLMVDDGPYAVLYQPNKPVVTGKSITGFVRDANGNVQFERVSKK, from the coding sequence ATGACCCTGACCTCGGCTTTTCCCCAGTTGAACCGGACGCTACTGTCCCGGACCCTGCTGACCAGAACTCTGATGTGCACGGCGCTGCTGGGCGCAGGGCTCGCCGGAGCGCAGCGCCAGAACACGCTGGTGGTCGGCGGCGACTTCAGCGACCTCATTACGCTCGACCCCGGCGTGGCCTACGAATTCTCGGGAACGCTGATCCTGGGCAACATTTACGACACGCTCGTGGCCTACGAGGGCAACAACCTCAAGACCCTGCGCCCCCGACTGGCGAGCAGTTGGACCGTGACGCCCACGAGCACGGGTTCGCGCATCACCTTCAAGCTGCGCGACGCCAAGTTCAGCACCGGGCGCCCCGTGACGGCGGCCGACGTGGTGTACTCGCTCGAACGGGTGATCACCCTCAAGACGCCGTCGAGCTTCCTGCTCACCGACGTAGCCAACCTGAAGGCCGGCTCCGTGACGGCCCCCGACGCCAAAACGGTCGTGATGGAGATTCCCAAGACCGCCAACCCCAACATCGTCCTGGCGCTGCTCACCTTCAACGTGGGGGGCATCGTGGACAGCACCGAGGCGAAGGCGCATGTTCAGAACGGGGATTACGGCAGCGCGTGGCTCAAAAACCACTCGGCGGGCAGCGGCCCCTTCAAGCTCAACCGCTGGGACCAGAGTGCGCAGATCGCTCTGGACGCCAATCCCAACGCCTTCCGGCGTTCGCCCACCATCAAACGCGTGATCCTGCGCTACATGCAGGAATCGGCCGCGCAGCAGACCGCGCTCAATTCGGGCGAGATCGACGTGGCCTGGGATTACACCCCCGACGCCTTCAAGGCCGCGCAGACGAACGCCAACCTCAAGGCGCTCAAGACCGATACCTTCACTCTGGCGTACCTGGGCATGAACTCGGCCAAGGGCTCGGCCTTTGAAGACCCGCGCGTCCGGCAGGCAGTGCGTTACGCCATCGACCAGGACGGCATCATCAAGAGCCTGCTGCAGGGGCTGGCGCGCAAGACCCAGACCATCATCCCGCTGGGCATGGCGGGGTCCAACCCGCAGATCAGCTACCCCTACGACCCTGCCAAGGCCAAGGCCCTGCTGCGCGCCGCCGGCAAACCGGACGGGTTCTCCGTGGACATGCAGATCGGCACCGGCGCCTGCCCCGGCGGCGTGCCCTGCCAGGACCTCGCCGCCAAGCTCCAGTCGGACCTCGCCAAGGTGGGCATCAAGGTCAACATCCGCCAGAGCGTGACCTCCGAACTGCTCACCGCCTACCGCGCCCAGAAGACCAGCATGATCCTGATGTACTGGGGGCCGGACTACCCCGACGCCGACGGCAACGGCACGCCCCTGAGCGACTACGGCGCCAAGTCGCTGGCGTGGCGCAACGCCTGGAACAACCCCCAGGCCAGCCAGCTCGCGCAGGCGGCGGCGACCGAGACCAACCAGGCCAAGCGGCTCAACCTCTACGCCCAGCTCACCAAGCTGATGGTCGACGACGGCCCCTACGCGGTGCTGTACCAGCCCAACAAGCCGGTCGTGACGGGCAAGAGCATCACCGGTTTCGTGCGCGACGCCAACGGCAACGTGCAGTTCGAGCGCGTCAGCAAGAAGTGA
- a CDS encoding ParA family protein → MQIATVFNHAGGAGKTSIVRDVGYELAQSGRRVLLVDLDPQASLTHWLGVQDAHLEDTVYPVAVEGLELPQPRRVHGLDLVPSHISLSMAEAQISGQIGAVLTLRRALLAVRDQYDVALLDSPPSLGQLAALGALAADALIVPVLTNQKGLDALPGLQGALALYHRLRPELRIALYIPTMYEGRRAHDREVLAELRRHLPVLAEPVPLRGATWLDSSTAGQPVGLYAPGSPVHRDVQAMTRAVTAALDLGVPA, encoded by the coding sequence ATGCAGATAGCGACGGTGTTCAACCATGCCGGTGGGGCCGGAAAAACCAGCATCGTACGTGACGTGGGCTACGAGCTGGCGCAGTCCGGGCGCCGCGTTCTGCTCGTCGATCTGGACCCGCAGGCCAGCCTAACGCACTGGCTCGGTGTGCAGGACGCGCACCTGGAAGACACGGTCTACCCGGTCGCCGTCGAGGGCCTGGAACTTCCCCAGCCCCGCCGGGTCCACGGACTGGACCTTGTGCCTTCGCACATCAGCCTGTCTATGGCCGAAGCCCAGATCAGCGGCCAGATCGGGGCGGTCCTGACTCTGCGCCGGGCCCTGCTGGCCGTGCGCGACCAGTATGACGTTGCCCTGCTCGACAGCCCTCCCAGCCTCGGGCAGCTCGCGGCTCTGGGCGCCCTCGCGGCCGACGCACTCATCGTGCCGGTCCTGACCAACCAAAAAGGTCTGGACGCCCTGCCCGGCCTCCAGGGCGCGTTGGCCCTGTACCACCGCCTGCGGCCCGAACTGCGGATCGCGCTGTACATCCCGACCATGTACGAGGGCCGGCGCGCGCACGACCGCGAGGTACTGGCGGAACTGCGGCGGCATCTGCCGGTCCTCGCCGAACCTGTTCCGCTGCGCGGAGCGACGTGGCTGGACAGCAGTACGGCCGGGCAACCGGTAGGGCTGTATGCTCCCGGTTCGCCGGTTCACCGCGACGTGCAGGCCATGACCCGTGCAGTCACCGCTGCCCTCGACCTCGGGGTCCCTGCATGA
- a CDS encoding ABC transporter permease, which yields MTAVKWKSGAQAAAWSTAWRRLRRNNGAVLGLALLTFLVVCAVFGPLLTGGAATQDLAARLSGPSTAHPLGTDQLGRDVLARVLSGARISLGLGVGVMLASLVSGTLVGLIAGLRGGWWDEAIMRVTDVFLAFPSLILAMAISAALGPNLTNVMIAVALVSWPTYARLVRAQVLALREREFVEAARALGGTPGRIALRHLLPNTLTPLLVQGSFDVGSAILTAAGLGFIGFGAQPPTPEWGAMVSETRNYISQAPLASSAPALAILLTVLAFNLIGDGLRDVFDPRQQH from the coding sequence GTGACGGCCGTCAAGTGGAAAAGCGGCGCTCAGGCCGCCGCCTGGAGCACAGCGTGGCGGCGGCTGCGGCGCAACAACGGCGCGGTTCTGGGTCTGGCCCTCCTCACCTTCCTGGTGGTGTGCGCCGTGTTCGGGCCGCTGCTGACCGGCGGAGCCGCCACCCAGGACCTCGCCGCGCGCCTGAGCGGACCCAGCACGGCCCACCCACTGGGCACCGACCAGCTCGGCCGCGACGTGCTGGCCCGCGTGCTGAGCGGCGCGCGCATCTCGCTGGGCCTTGGCGTAGGCGTCATGCTCGCCTCTCTGGTGAGCGGCACCCTCGTCGGTCTCATCGCCGGGCTGCGCGGCGGGTGGTGGGACGAGGCCATCATGCGCGTGACCGACGTTTTTCTGGCCTTCCCCAGCCTGATCCTGGCGATGGCGATTTCGGCAGCCCTGGGACCAAACCTAACCAACGTCATGATCGCGGTGGCGCTCGTGTCCTGGCCGACCTATGCCCGCCTGGTGCGCGCCCAGGTGCTGGCCCTGCGCGAGCGCGAGTTCGTCGAGGCGGCGCGGGCACTGGGCGGCACGCCGGGCCGCATCGCCCTGCGCCACCTGCTGCCCAATACCCTGACGCCACTGCTGGTCCAGGGCAGTTTCGACGTGGGCAGCGCGATCCTCACCGCGGCCGGCCTGGGCTTCATCGGCTTTGGGGCACAGCCGCCCACGCCGGAGTGGGGAGCGATGGTTTCCGAGACACGCAACTACATCTCACAGGCGCCGCTGGCCTCCAGCGCGCCCGCCCTCGCCATCCTGCTGACCGTGCTGGCCTTCAATCTCATCGGCGACGGCCTACGCGACGTGTTCGACCCCCGGCAGCAGCACTAG
- a CDS encoding sensor domain-containing diguanylate cyclase, with product MRTAPLPSDEAARLLDLARYDILDTPAEEAFDRITRLASRLLEVPIAVLNFVDQERHWGKATTGIPEYELPRADSPCAWTILQDTPLLVPDLRLDGRFQDLPATQDGCRMYAGAPLSTPRGLHIGTLCVVDLTPRTLSETDLRVLQDLADMAMSELELRRHTEELRRQVDAQARHMAELQRELAHAQTLEAITAFGELSGAPEDITLQAAELLGQAISADWTGLLSIRNGRKQVRLVHCRTGLPASLDHLAETIAQGPRSVTATSVSHRYSVYVDRYSEHPDALPGAVQSGVQAGAWIPLGEWEGAAATLIVLRVGETLRRSPWRESDRALLEAAGRSIRSVIGRHETLEAATLASRQDALTGVGNRRALEEALGALEPGVPLTLALMDLDGFKALNDRAGHAEGDRALRLFASALAGEFAPQGQVYRLGGDEFVLVLHGVYSSDTLQHWADQVGQAVSQDLSFPLGVSVGTATTGEGDWSGLLTLADTRMYDVKRRRKA from the coding sequence ATGAGGACCGCCCCGCTGCCCTCCGACGAAGCCGCTCGCCTCCTGGATCTGGCCCGCTACGACATCCTGGATACGCCGGCCGAGGAAGCCTTCGACCGAATCACCCGCCTCGCCTCGCGGCTGCTGGAGGTGCCGATCGCCGTCCTCAACTTCGTCGATCAGGAACGGCACTGGGGCAAGGCCACCACCGGAATCCCGGAGTATGAACTGCCACGGGCCGACTCGCCCTGTGCCTGGACCATCCTGCAGGACACGCCGCTGCTGGTCCCGGACCTGAGGCTCGACGGGCGATTCCAAGACCTGCCCGCCACGCAGGACGGGTGCCGCATGTACGCGGGTGCCCCGCTGAGTACCCCGCGCGGCCTGCACATCGGCACCCTGTGCGTCGTGGACCTCACCCCCCGGACCCTGAGCGAAACCGATCTGCGGGTCCTCCAGGATCTAGCCGACATGGCGATGAGCGAGCTGGAACTGCGCCGCCATACCGAGGAGCTCAGGCGTCAGGTGGATGCCCAGGCGAGGCATATGGCCGAGTTGCAACGGGAGCTGGCCCACGCCCAGACCCTGGAGGCCATCACGGCCTTCGGAGAGCTGAGCGGCGCCCCGGAGGACATCACCCTTCAGGCGGCCGAACTGCTGGGGCAGGCCATCTCTGCCGACTGGACCGGTCTCCTGAGCATCCGGAACGGCCGCAAGCAGGTCCGCCTGGTTCACTGCCGCACCGGGCTTCCAGCCAGTCTGGACCACCTCGCCGAGACCATTGCCCAGGGCCCGCGCAGCGTGACGGCCACCAGCGTCTCCCACCGGTACAGCGTGTATGTCGACCGCTATTCCGAGCACCCCGACGCCCTGCCCGGCGCGGTGCAGTCGGGTGTGCAGGCGGGCGCCTGGATTCCCCTGGGGGAGTGGGAGGGCGCCGCCGCTACCCTGATCGTCCTGCGGGTAGGCGAGACCCTGCGCCGGTCCCCCTGGCGAGAGAGCGACCGGGCACTGCTGGAGGCGGCGGGCCGCAGCATTCGCTCGGTCATCGGGCGGCACGAAACGCTGGAGGCCGCCACGCTGGCCTCGCGGCAGGACGCCCTGACCGGCGTGGGCAACCGCCGCGCTCTGGAAGAGGCCCTGGGCGCGCTGGAACCCGGTGTCCCCCTGACCCTGGCCTTGATGGACCTCGACGGGTTCAAAGCCCTGAACGACCGCGCTGGCCACGCCGAGGGCGACCGGGCGCTGCGGCTGTTCGCCAGTGCTCTGGCCGGAGAATTCGCTCCGCAGGGGCAGGTCTACCGCCTGGGAGGGGACGAATTCGTACTTGTCCTGCATGGTGTCTATTCCAGTGACACGCTCCAGCACTGGGCGGATCAGGTCGGGCAGGCGGTCAGCCAGGACCTCTCCTTTCCGCTCGGGGTCAGTGTGGGAACCGCGACCACCGGCGAGGGGGACTGGTCCGGTTTATTGACCCTGGCCGACACCCGCATGTACGACGTGAAGCGCCGGCGCAAAGCCTGA